A genome region from Verrucomicrobiia bacterium includes the following:
- the cmk gene encoding (d)CMP kinase encodes MSTNVIAIDGPSYVGKSSVAQALARLQGYTFVNTGHMYRSVAKLCMDNRVAPEAREDVVRAARAAKIRFESGTATFRTYVNGEDWTEKLDHDSIVLFASKIAVIPELRDHLTQLQRSYAREQTIVMEGRDIGSVVFPDAVWKFYITASADVRARRMFKMMTDAEKKAAGDYKKLLPKIDELDEADRSRKIAPLRRAEDAIVYDNSDSPEAMQDALILQYYITHGAEVVENAALLARRVEA; translated from the coding sequence ATGAGCACAAACGTCATTGCCATCGACGGCCCGTCGTATGTCGGGAAAAGCAGCGTGGCCCAGGCGCTCGCGCGGCTCCAGGGCTACACCTTTGTCAACACGGGGCACATGTACCGTTCGGTTGCCAAGCTCTGCATGGATAACCGTGTCGCGCCGGAGGCCCGTGAAGACGTGGTTCGTGCGGCGCGCGCGGCCAAAATCCGTTTCGAATCCGGGACCGCGACGTTCCGGACTTACGTGAACGGAGAGGACTGGACCGAAAAGCTCGATCATGATTCGATTGTCCTGTTCGCCTCCAAGATTGCCGTGATCCCGGAATTGCGGGACCACCTCACGCAGCTGCAGCGTTCCTACGCCCGCGAGCAGACCATCGTCATGGAAGGACGCGACATCGGCTCGGTGGTGTTTCCGGACGCGGTGTGGAAGTTTTACATCACGGCGTCCGCGGACGTGCGCGCCAGGCGCATGTTCAAGATGATGACGGATGCCGAGAAAAAAGCGGCGGGCGATTACAAAAAGCTCCTCCCGAAAATCGACGAGCTGGACGAAGCCGACCGCAGCCGGAAGATTGCGCCCCTGCGCCGAGCGGAAGACGCCATTGTCTACGACAATTCGGACAGCCCCGAGGCGATGCAGGACGCGCTGATCCTCCAGTACTACATCACGCATGGCGCCGAAGTCGTGGAAAACGCCGCGCTGCTCGCGCGCCGGGTGGAGGCCTGA
- a CDS encoding NUDIX hydrolase, with protein sequence MKSKTEIKARRLSRKKIYRGYCFDVFLDRVVWPNGQTLDRDLLVHRHDISVMVPVLDRSRLILIRQYRYGAEKYLWEIPAGTIGPKESALACAKRELVEEIGYAAKRWKKLAAVYASPGFNTELIHCFAAEGLVQKKIAHESDEIIQARVFTRAQVKAMIRSREIQDAKTLLALFYFFGGAA encoded by the coding sequence ATGAAAAGTAAAACCGAGATCAAAGCCCGGCGTTTGAGCCGCAAGAAAATCTACCGGGGCTACTGCTTCGATGTTTTCCTGGACCGCGTTGTGTGGCCCAACGGCCAGACGCTCGACCGCGACCTTCTCGTGCACCGCCACGACATCAGCGTGATGGTGCCCGTCCTCGACCGCAGCCGCCTCATCCTGATCCGCCAGTACCGCTACGGCGCCGAAAAATACCTCTGGGAAATTCCGGCCGGCACCATCGGGCCCAAGGAATCCGCGCTGGCCTGCGCCAAGCGCGAGCTCGTCGAAGAAATCGGCTACGCGGCCAAGCGCTGGAAGAAACTCGCCGCGGTCTATGCCTCTCCCGGCTTCAACACAGAGCTCATCCATTGCTTTGCCGCCGAAGGATTGGTCCAAAAGAAAATCGCGCATGAAAGCGATGAAATCATCCAGGCCCGGGTTTTTACGCGCGCGCAGGTAAAGGCCATGATCCGTTCCCGCGAAATTCAGGATGCGAAAACCCTGCTCGCGCTTTTTTATTTCTTCGGAGGCGCGGCATGA
- a CDS encoding class I SAM-dependent methyltransferase — MISKLKHAWTSWLSRYPRLDRLLRYGRPRQYWQNRGGQHYFEEQEAAADRTRRSEFLGGEIQKLEYAAFLEIGCGYGKQLQRAAKPGALVAGIDFSRPQLLKARSYLQGARCLAEADAERLPFRDKSFDAVFSSAVILHNDYEKARKILAEMMRLSRRYLIHNEDTDITFSRYGYDLQKTYAKMRLRIVTSCPIESAPDPSITQFTVAELPAPDFQVPPEQIPLQYHEK; from the coding sequence ATGATTTCCAAGCTCAAGCACGCCTGGACGAGCTGGCTCAGCCGTTATCCGCGGCTCGACCGGCTGCTGCGCTATGGCCGGCCGCGCCAGTATTGGCAGAACAGGGGAGGCCAGCATTATTTCGAGGAGCAGGAAGCGGCGGCCGACCGGACGCGGCGGAGCGAATTCCTGGGCGGGGAAATCCAGAAGCTGGAGTATGCCGCGTTCCTGGAAATCGGCTGCGGTTACGGCAAACAATTGCAGCGTGCCGCAAAGCCCGGCGCGCTTGTCGCGGGGATTGATTTCAGCCGCCCGCAGCTTTTGAAGGCGCGCAGCTATTTGCAGGGCGCGCGCTGTCTTGCGGAAGCGGACGCGGAGCGTCTGCCGTTCCGGGACAAAAGCTTCGATGCTGTTTTTTCTTCGGCCGTGATCCTGCATAACGATTACGAAAAGGCCCGCAAAATCCTGGCGGAGATGATGCGCCTCAGCCGCCGGTACCTGATCCACAACGAGGACACGGACATCACGTTTTCAAGATACGGCTATGATTTGCAAAAGACCTACGCTAAAATGCGCCTGCGGATCGTGACGTCATGCCCGATCGAAAGCGCGCCCGACCCGTCGATTACCCAATTCACCGTAGCCGAGCTTCCGGCGCCGGATTTCCAGGTGCCGCCGGAACAAATCCCGTTGCAATACCATGAAAAGTAA
- a CDS encoding class I SAM-dependent methyltransferase, whose protein sequence is MPASILEPYLKKLDACPLCGGRERKHLYELEHTQVYKCACGLSYLDPCLDPAGMAAAYESSETLKALNEFHDGYYEYGSLDTETKTLQEFNASLGLLEKHGGGCARRLFEVGFGNGLFLALAKKRGWQVDGIDTSRTNAELAREKFGLHLKTGFFEALDASGEKPQAAAILDVIEHVPDPHKMIRKAHELLAPGGLLLIATPNEASFLRLLSDLVYRLSGGKIKTGIKKIYFLEHVTYFDRASLTRLLEQNGFQPVEHFYSSTDLAKYRLNPLERLAGEIIILLQKIFRRQNRLLMVARKK, encoded by the coding sequence ATGCCCGCCTCCATTCTTGAACCCTACCTGAAAAAGCTGGACGCCTGCCCGCTCTGCGGCGGCCGCGAACGAAAACACCTGTATGAGCTCGAGCATACGCAGGTCTACAAATGCGCCTGCGGCCTGAGTTATCTCGATCCCTGCCTGGACCCGGCGGGCATGGCCGCGGCCTATGAGTCTTCCGAAACCCTGAAAGCCCTGAATGAGTTTCATGACGGCTACTACGAATACGGAAGCCTGGACACAGAGACGAAGACGCTGCAGGAATTCAATGCCAGCCTCGGGCTTTTGGAAAAACATGGCGGCGGCTGCGCGCGGCGGCTCTTCGAAGTGGGGTTCGGCAACGGCCTTTTCCTCGCGCTGGCGAAAAAAAGAGGGTGGCAGGTGGACGGCATCGATACGAGCCGCACGAATGCCGAACTCGCGCGGGAAAAATTCGGTCTCCATCTCAAGACCGGCTTTTTCGAAGCTTTGGATGCGTCGGGCGAAAAGCCTCAGGCCGCGGCCATCCTGGACGTGATCGAGCACGTGCCGGACCCGCATAAAATGATCCGCAAGGCGCATGAACTTCTGGCTCCAGGCGGCCTCCTCCTCATCGCCACGCCGAACGAAGCGAGCTTCCTGCGCCTGCTTTCGGATCTCGTTTACCGCCTAAGCGGCGGGAAGATCAAAACCGGCATCAAAAAAATCTATTTCCTGGAGCACGTCACCTATTTCGACCGAGCGAGTCTGACGCGGCTTCTGGAGCAGAACGGTTTTCAGCCCGTGGAACATTTTTATTCGAGCACGGACCTGGCCAAGTACCGTTTGAATCCGCTGGAGCGGCTGGCAGGGGAAATCATCATCCTTTTGCAGAAGATCTTCCGCCGGCAGAACCGGCTGCTCATGGTCGCGAGGAAGAAATGA
- a CDS encoding glycosyltransferase family 87 protein, with product MSCSCKATRLITAAILGFILITGIVAAARAHKGSNDFDTFYAAGKAVLTHQGIYYQGEYYGTPGNKGPFLYSPAAACFFAAFAFFPIWLAAFLFNALNVFLYGWCLKKSGRLLDMPGGFSAESLKPWREGLYFAMLFLLLLDNLIMAQANILVFALCVLALGLYQDSKNFRAGFALSAAILLKATPALFLFYFLLKRQWKVLGGTLAGLAALTVLIPTLIFGPGQNRVYHRQWLGRIIKPTLVTLQAKREKDDGHPLKKSAEQIRFEALTAKLTEKNQSLEGGLTRLLLKDRNRYADEGSYPIQAATRYRKLPVLFGGIKLEKLSLLTTAVKGLMFLCLLALWTSQEKNPRALRGALEISLVFLSMPLLSPVARSHQFVVWAFPFLALMGAGRRAEPLAPAGISAAARAACVIYFLQMLPYGKAAGMGTWANVVLWAAFVFWTLRSSKTHFPKPESQEPHARLHS from the coding sequence ATGAGTTGTTCCTGCAAAGCCACGCGTCTGATCACGGCAGCCATCCTGGGATTTATCCTGATCACAGGCATCGTGGCGGCCGCGCGCGCGCATAAGGGCTCCAATGACTTCGACACCTTTTACGCGGCGGGGAAGGCGGTGCTCACGCACCAGGGGATTTACTACCAGGGCGAATATTATGGAACGCCCGGCAACAAAGGGCCGTTCCTTTATTCTCCGGCCGCGGCCTGCTTTTTTGCCGCGTTCGCGTTTTTTCCGATCTGGCTTGCCGCGTTTCTCTTCAACGCGCTCAACGTTTTCCTGTATGGCTGGTGCCTGAAAAAAAGCGGCCGCCTCCTGGACATGCCGGGAGGATTTTCAGCCGAGTCCCTGAAGCCGTGGCGCGAGGGGCTATATTTCGCGATGCTCTTCCTGCTCCTGCTCGACAACCTGATCATGGCGCAGGCGAACATCCTGGTCTTCGCGCTTTGCGTGCTGGCCCTTGGCCTTTATCAGGATTCCAAAAACTTCCGCGCCGGATTCGCGCTTTCCGCCGCGATCCTGCTGAAAGCCACGCCCGCGCTGTTTTTGTTTTATTTTCTGTTGAAGCGGCAATGGAAAGTGCTGGGCGGGACTCTGGCCGGGCTGGCGGCTCTGACAGTCCTGATTCCCACGCTTATTTTCGGCCCCGGTCAAAACAGGGTCTACCATCGCCAATGGCTGGGCAGGATTATCAAGCCCACGCTTGTCACGCTGCAGGCGAAGCGGGAAAAGGACGACGGTCATCCGCTGAAAAAATCCGCGGAGCAGATCCGCTTCGAAGCCTTAACAGCCAAGCTCACGGAGAAAAACCAGTCGCTCGAAGGCGGGCTCACGCGCCTTTTACTCAAAGACCGGAACCGGTATGCGGACGAAGGCTCGTATCCGATCCAGGCGGCCACGCGTTATCGCAAACTTCCCGTTCTTTTCGGAGGCATCAAACTCGAGAAGCTGTCTCTTTTGACCACCGCCGTGAAGGGTCTGATGTTTCTTTGTCTTCTGGCGCTCTGGACGTCTCAAGAAAAAAATCCTCGCGCGCTGCGCGGGGCGCTCGAAATCTCCCTGGTTTTTCTCAGTATGCCGCTGCTTTCGCCCGTGGCGCGCAGCCATCAATTCGTGGTCTGGGCCTTTCCGTTTTTGGCGCTCATGGGTGCGGGAAGGCGCGCCGAGCCGCTTGCCCCGGCGGGTATTTCCGCGGCGGCGCGCGCGGCCTGCGTGATTTATTTTCTGCAGATGCTTCCCTACGGAAAAGCCGCGGGCATGGGGACCTGGGCCAATGTCGTGCTGTGGGCCGCCTTTGTCTTCTGGACGCTGAGGTCGTCGAAAACGCATTTTCCGAAACCTGAATCTCAGGAGCCGCATGCCCGCCTCCATTCTTGA
- a CDS encoding DUF2079 domain-containing protein codes for MKTLEPRKSGSLESMAFDLFLLAAGFIFLTGGGFLIQGRLADLAGQKPWLHRGAVSALTLLVLVWAGLREAAVQNGKTRRSFIFSWLASLKLTPASWTLVLFALSAEVWGASAWLRHDVLHSSFDLAIFAQAVWNTAHGAFLYSSIKGGICLLGDHFSPLLALFALPYAVWPDPRNLLLLQAIAAASSIFPVYLLARKKCPALALSFAAAFVLYLPVRNAVRFDFHPEVAAMPLFLWAYYFLDGGKTRKASLFLLLALLSKENAALVTFALGAYAFCFLPGRRSFGLGWMAFSAVYFFAAVRFWIPAFSGQDYAYLSGNFMAWKDQGLSALARQLANAGTVSYLAKIFAPLGWLSLLDPPSLLLTLPMLAQNLISRNEATRSIFFQYTAFLTPFVFISAVEGAARMKSARWLPYYVIAASLLCAGVSELYVIQVTRSYDNAHTRLVRDYLRKIPSNESLRTHEFFAPHAADRKELHIYENQHPREGGSARALAATTVAVDETLLGEKAAADFAQLAAAGYALEFESGTFKVFRKKEAA; via the coding sequence ATGAAAACACTGGAACCCCGCAAGTCCGGATCCCTGGAAAGCATGGCCTTCGATCTTTTTCTCCTGGCCGCGGGTTTTATTTTTTTGACCGGCGGCGGCTTCTTGATCCAGGGCAGGCTCGCGGACCTGGCCGGGCAAAAGCCCTGGCTGCACCGCGGCGCGGTATCGGCTCTCACGCTCCTGGTGCTCGTCTGGGCCGGTCTCCGTGAGGCGGCGGTGCAAAACGGTAAAACCCGGCGCAGTTTTATTTTCTCATGGCTTGCGTCTCTCAAACTCACACCGGCCAGCTGGACCCTCGTGCTGTTTGCGCTTTCCGCGGAGGTTTGGGGGGCTTCGGCCTGGCTGCGCCACGACGTGCTGCACAGCTCTTTCGACCTCGCGATTTTCGCGCAGGCGGTTTGGAACACCGCGCACGGCGCTTTCCTTTATTCTTCCATCAAAGGGGGCATCTGCCTGCTCGGCGATCATTTTTCGCCGCTGCTCGCCTTGTTCGCGCTTCCTTATGCGGTTTGGCCCGATCCGCGAAACCTTCTCCTTCTACAGGCGATCGCCGCGGCCAGCAGCATCTTCCCGGTTTATCTCTTGGCTCGGAAAAAATGTCCGGCTCTGGCGCTTTCCTTCGCGGCCGCGTTTGTCCTGTACCTGCCGGTCCGCAATGCCGTGCGCTTTGACTTTCATCCCGAAGTCGCGGCCATGCCGCTTTTTCTCTGGGCCTATTATTTCCTCGACGGCGGCAAAACGCGCAAGGCGTCGCTGTTTTTGCTGCTGGCCTTGTTGTCGAAAGAGAACGCGGCGCTTGTCACGTTTGCGCTCGGCGCCTATGCGTTCTGCTTTCTTCCCGGCCGCCGGTCCTTTGGCCTGGGATGGATGGCCTTCTCCGCCGTTTATTTTTTTGCCGCCGTCCGCTTCTGGATCCCGGCCTTCTCCGGCCAGGATTACGCTTACCTTTCCGGAAATTTCATGGCCTGGAAGGATCAGGGGCTTTCCGCTTTGGCGCGGCAGCTTGCCAATGCGGGAACGGTTTCCTATCTCGCCAAGATTTTTGCGCCGCTCGGCTGGCTCAGCCTGCTCGATCCGCCGTCGCTGCTGCTGACACTTCCCATGCTGGCGCAGAATCTGATTTCGCGCAACGAGGCCACGCGCTCGATTTTCTTCCAATACACGGCTTTCCTCACGCCGTTTGTTTTTATTTCCGCCGTCGAGGGCGCGGCGCGGATGAAAAGCGCGCGCTGGCTTCCTTATTACGTGATCGCCGCCTCGCTGCTGTGCGCTGGCGTTTCAGAGCTTTACGTGATCCAGGTCACGCGTTCTTACGACAATGCCCACACGCGTCTTGTCCGCGATTACCTGCGCAAGATTCCTTCGAACGAATCCCTGCGCACGCACGAGTTTTTCGCGCCGCATGCGGCGGACCGTAAGGAGCTGCACATTTACGAGAACCAGCATCCGAGGGAAGGCGGATCCGCCCGCGCGCTGGCGGCTACGACGGTCGCAGTCGACGAAACACTGCTGGGGGAAAAGGCCGCCGCGGATTTCGCGCAGCTTGCGGCCGCGGGCTACGCGCTGGAATTCGAGTCCGGCACTTTTAAGGTCTTCCGCAAAAAGGAGGCGGCATGA
- a CDS encoding SGNH/GDSL hydrolase family protein yields MTRRVLPSRPQAQNFLLLAVVLLFLLGVSELVLRKLYPEAPKPQAAAGWAIIPESSWIEYDATLGWTHQRNTSSSLKKNGQTVPVSLNSKGYRGTREYADYKKPGSFRILAAGDSFTFGFGVHDNETFPAQMEALDPSLEVLNLGVAGYGVDQIYLSAQRELSETHPDLVLISVYPEDFWRATRAFNDAGYGKPYFSLKDGALELRHVPVPRDKNFSTVQFPDLIGKSPLEKFLMNSALYRVTLKAMIRLQKMLGLEDPDSSPEWVLGRVILSHMVHDLKRAGVPAVLVIVPPQRWLTGTVEPVRDSMLRFANREGIDAVDLTPVFQKAFAEKPAAHWYITDDLHWTAAGNRLVAQTLVDYLKNKSLLKAS; encoded by the coding sequence GCGTGAGCGAACTCGTGCTGCGTAAACTCTATCCCGAAGCGCCGAAGCCGCAAGCCGCGGCAGGCTGGGCCATCATTCCGGAATCCAGCTGGATCGAGTACGACGCCACGCTGGGCTGGACCCATCAACGAAACACGTCCTCGTCTTTGAAGAAAAACGGCCAGACCGTGCCGGTCAGCCTGAATTCCAAAGGCTATCGCGGCACCCGCGAGTACGCGGACTACAAGAAGCCCGGCTCGTTCCGGATTCTCGCGGCAGGAGACAGCTTCACGTTCGGCTTCGGCGTTCATGACAACGAAACGTTTCCCGCGCAAATGGAAGCGCTCGATCCTTCGCTCGAGGTGCTGAATCTCGGCGTGGCGGGCTATGGCGTGGACCAGATCTACCTCAGCGCGCAGCGCGAGCTTTCCGAAACGCATCCCGACCTGGTGCTCATCAGCGTTTACCCGGAAGATTTCTGGCGCGCGACACGCGCGTTCAATGATGCCGGCTACGGAAAGCCGTATTTTAGCCTGAAGGACGGCGCCCTGGAGCTGCGCCATGTTCCCGTGCCGCGGGACAAAAATTTTTCCACGGTTCAGTTCCCGGACCTCATCGGAAAAAGTCCGCTGGAAAAATTCCTGATGAATAGCGCGCTTTACCGCGTCACGCTGAAAGCCATGATCCGCCTGCAGAAAATGCTGGGCCTGGAAGATCCGGACTCCAGCCCGGAATGGGTGCTCGGCCGCGTGATCCTGAGCCACATGGTCCATGACCTGAAACGGGCCGGCGTTCCCGCGGTGCTCGTCATCGTGCCGCCGCAGCGCTGGCTCACCGGGACGGTGGAGCCGGTCCGGGATTCCATGCTTCGGTTTGCGAATCGGGAAGGCATCGACGCCGTGGATTTGACGCCTGTTTTCCAAAAAGCTTTCGCTGAAAAGCCGGCCGCGCATTGGTACATTACGGATGATCTCCATTGGACCGCGGCAGGCAACCGGCTCGTGGCGCAAACGCTCGTCGATTATTTAAAAAACAAATCTCTCCTCAAGGCCTCATGA